Within Saccharomyces paradoxus chromosome X, complete sequence, the genomic segment GTCATACCTTGTTGTAACTCGTCGTGCGGCGTAGTTAAATACAAGCTTGTAGCACCAGAAAATGCATGCTTCAACAAATCCGCCGTTATTGGCCTTGATAAATATTCATTTAATAGAAATGAGTTTCTAGATATGATGTGATTATCCAGTGTTGATGGgtcaccaattttttctataatATTATCCATGATCTGCTTTAGAGTGGTCTTTGACGACGAAAGGTAAGGATTCTTGTTTTGATACTGTAATTTGATTAGGTAAGTTCCTAAAGGCAAAGAGTGTATCTTTTCCATCTCTACCGCTTTTGTGTCATGCAAATCAGGGCTAAAGTTATCACTAGCTATCGTGTAATGGTATCTACACCATAGTATTTGCTTCAACTGTAAAAATGAATCATTGTTAATGAACTGGCACAGCAGTTTTTCAGCTAAATCTAGAAACTTGCCATTTGATGCATcacaaaaatgaaaatatccaaaaagAGTATGTAAAGACCAAATCACTTCCGTTGTTTCAATACCTTGTTCAGCAGGTGTTCTACACTTTGCCTGAATatcataataataaagtaTCAATGTCGCTAGATCTATCATTATGTCCTTCATTTTTCCTGATGATTTCGAAGCCCTCTTGAAAAACGACTTATTAGAGACGTCGTTAGCTGCAGAGCTTTCATAGAAAAGAACGGtgtaaaagaagaagaacgtTTGCAGTAGCTTTTCAAACATACGGTCCTCTAACATGAAATCGCTACCTTCCCATCTATTTGAGTTTAAAATCTTGATCAGTTGGCTCGAGAAATAGCCGATTGCCGTCAGCACTGTCAATAACATTTGGTGCCTTGCATGCGGGTTCGATTCCTTGTAGATAGGTGACGTTAATGCGCCCTTCATAAAATCAAGCACGtgaaaataaattctttgaaCATCCTGTATACTGGATTTTTTAACATatgatgaaaagagaaCTCCCCAGAGTCTAATTTTCAGTAGGAATGGCGAgttgaagatgaaggaAACCATTTCCTCATCAATAGTTGACTGATTGGTTGAAGGATATAATATATGTAAAAGGACTCGTTCTAGGGTTTCTAGATGATTTTCTGAATGACTGTCAGAGTTTGCGTCTTCGGAGATATCTTCAACTGTTATGTTTTGtattattcttattttccttttctggGATTGGACAGTGTTTAGGTTTAATGCCGGTATATGACGGTAATTTGGATATGCAATGtctaaagaagaatctGAGTCCTTTATGGTATTTTCTAAAGATGTTAACGTTTCAGAAAGCCTGCTATCAACGATATCACAGGTATATTGCAAGAAACAGTAATGCGTCCAATGAAAATGCACATAAAGTTTTgtatctttttcctctGCAATTTGTTCTAGTAGAGTGTGCCATGatcttattcttttctcgactttgtttctttggCTTTTTAGGTCTGCTGACTTGTGTCCTTGAATCCGCTTATTTGTAATTTCCTCCACAATATTTCCTAAATGGTTAACAAGCAGTTCGTAAATCGACAAAGCTAAATAtttgcatttctttttgtttttgtcaATAAGCGCAAAAACGTTTGACTCGATTCCAAAAACAAACCataaaacattttttaGAAGCTGAGGCTCCCAAAGGTAGTCTATGATGAGACGTCTTTCATTTCCTTCATCATAAGTTCCAAGTAActtgaataataatttcaaacGCACTTGATGAAAGTGAAGATTGCCTGTATTCACTTCGGAAATAAAAGATCTGATGTGTTCCGAGTCCAGGTCACTTAAATATCTAGGAAAGCTCTCTTTATCGTCGAACGCATTAGATTTCAAGAGTGCGTTTAGTTGGAATAATTCCTCATTTTCGTTAGAACCACTGGATAGGTAGTCGTTTTGGTTAAAAATATCAGTATATCTACTACTCCAAGATTTCAAACATTCATAGAGATCAGTATAGGGAATGAATTTCTCGGGTTGTTTACCACCAGGGCCCATGATAAACTTGGAGGaaaatgtttcaaaatcaCAAAAGGGTAGAATATGGACATACGACAATAACGTGTTGAACtcagcaaaaaatttcttatgAACATCCATAACAAGCTCTTTtgtgttttcttgttctctttctttgaaaCGTTTACTACTTCTCTGAAGAGGCTTCGTGGTATCGACATGTTCATCGAGTCTCTTAATGGGTCttgcttcttcatcagCTTGGATTTCCAATGGTGCTAAATTTCCACTCTTATCGTCCGCTCGTACACCCTCTTTATCTTGCTCCTCTTCTTGCCGTTCGAAGTCTTTGTCTAAAGATGGTGTATTATTAATTGGTTCGGATAATTCAAACTTAACCGCCTCGATAGGTTCTTCAATTTCGTTATACGGATCCAAATACCTACCGATAAGAGATGATATTTTAAAGCTGGGTAGTAAGTTTTTTAAGGCCTTTGCAACTTCATCCCATGATTCTTCATTCAGTGTGACATTAAATACGTCCAGCTTCTTCATAATCTCTTCGTCttgctttttcatttctgaTATTCTGGAAAGAATTGGACCAAAAGCTAATGGCTCCGGCTTAATATCCTTGTACTTCTCCAAATGATATCTCTCAAAGATAGTGTTATCTGATAAGTTGGGGACTAGTAGTTTATTCGTGAGGTCTATGTAGttattcatcatcagagTCAAATcgttcaaaagaaatttacGGTGTCGGCCCAACAAAAGTGATAGATTCTCCTCTTTAGTGAATTCATACTCTGAAATTAAACGTTCTAATTTGACACTATTGAAGCTCTTGAAAATGCGAGCCAGTAAGTCTGTAACTGCAAAATCAGCATCGCTATGTTGAATAGACTCAACCAAGTTCTCAACTGCTTTTAAAATGCAATTAACTAATTCCTGTGAGTTCAAACTTTCATAATAATTCTCCAAATATAGATGATAGTACATCCCTCTGTTCCTATAACATAAATATCGGAGATTATCTAACGTAGGAGAGGAATTGCGGTACATACCCCACCTATCAGGCTTAACGACATCAATTTGAAAGAGCTCTTGAAACTTGCTGTCCGACTTTTCGAAGTCCTTGTTCTTTAGATCAATTAGAGCGTCCTGTAGAATATTAAAACTCTGTTCGATTTGGAGCTCCCTCGAGTGTTCCTCTGCCTCGTACTGTTCACCTTCGATGTTTGAATTGAGAGCGTTGAACATAGACATGGTAAGCTTTATCTATACTATGCGATGGGGTTCCAACTCCTGAAAGTGCCTTTATGGACTTGCCTCACTGCCGTCTATTTGTGTTTCTACTCTTATTTAACGTAAATAATctaataaaataatttcGCGATGGTATATAACAATAAGCTATTAATGccaaaatgaagaaaagaagaaatccaaAAAGGCGAAGAAAGAGACAAATGCAAGGGCGATGGTTCAATATGTGGTAGAATGGTTACCAAGAATTCAAAGCATTTCAGTAGTAATAGAAGGTTGGAAGTGGGTGGAGATAAAGAACTTGGAGGGCACATTCCTGAGGATATCTGGTGACGAAGGCCAAGTAGAAGATATTATACTTCCAACAGAAGTCGAAGAAGAG encodes:
- the HIR3 gene encoding Hir3p (Subunit of the HIR complex~similar to YJR140C); the protein is MSMFNALNSNIEGEQYEAEEHSRELQIEQSFNILQDALIDLKNKDFEKSDSKFQELFQIDVVKPDRWGMYRNSSPTLDNLRYLCYRNRGMYYHLYLENYYESLNSQELVNCILKAVENLVESIQHSDADFAVTDLLARIFKSFNSVKLERLISEYEFTKEENLSLLLGRHRKFLLNDLTLMMNNYIDLTNKLLVPNLSDNTIFERYHLEKYKDIKPEPLAFGPILSRISEMKKQDEEIMKKLDVFNVTLNEESWDEVAKALKNLLPSFKISSLIGRYLDPYNEIEEPIEAVKFELSEPINNTPSLDKDFERQEEEQDKEGVRADDKSGNLAPLEIQADEEARPIKRLDEHVDTTKPLQRSSKRFKEREQENTKELVMDVHKKFFAEFNTLLSYVHILPFCDFETFSSKFIMGPGGKQPEKFIPYTDLYECLKSWSSRYTDIFNQNDYLSSGSNENEELFQLNALLKSNAFDDKESFPRYLSDLDSEHIRSFISEVNTGNLHFHQVRLKLLFKLLGTYDEGNERRLIIDYLWEPQLLKNVLWFVFGIESNVFALIDKNKKKCKYLALSIYELLVNHLGNIVEEITNKRIQGHKSADLKSQRNKVEKRIRSWHTLLEQIAEEKDTKLYVHFHWTHYCFLQYTCDIVDSRLSETLTSLENTIKDSDSSLDIAYPNYRHIPALNLNTVQSQKRKIRIIQNITVEDISEDANSDSHSENHLETLERVLLHILYPSTNQSTIDEEMVSFIFNSPFLLKIRLWGVLFSSYVKKSSIQDVQRIYFHVLDFMKGALTSPIYKESNPHARHQMLLTVLTAIGYFSSQLIKILNSNRWEGSDFMLEDRMFEKLLQTFFFFYTVLFYESSAANDVSNKSFFKRASKSSGKMKDIMIDLATLILYYYDIQAKCRTPAEQGIETTEVIWSLHTLFGYFHFCDASNGKFLDLAEKLLCQFINNDSFLQLKQILWCRYHYTIASDNFSPDLHDTKAVEMEKIHSLPLGTYLIKLQYQNKNPYLSSSKTTLKQIMDNIIEKIGDPSTLDNHIISRNSFLLNEYLSRPITADLLKHAFSGATSLYLTTPHDELQQGMTAGLFYVSSLQSLGLYKMRKKSMQARPSELDSIIRMLKNDIIYNTNRFESWILLGKCYSYIVEDDLIWTSDKITVPEKKDVIALTQRKAILCYLMAISIYYSKSGRTIDDKKIILEALDDLGSMLISGCFNPMNKLCFSWKSCAENTMRLSETGEVVMEKTKKITTISDFNIEQSIFLCFNKACSLSGDIKLQDDAFVLNWSSFYSLAKFFFKTDYGNNCKLVARYIIQSCQIAYESSPAKDPIIEPHYLLVNACYKWVKRGVIGVNEAFALLSKDNQFFQEQGEFWLNDEGLAWDYQEKVFFDKIIRLLHHLLSVDKKKWQHRPRYRIARILFDDFGDVDGALKEMDSLISAKSINKNLVNIWKPDFERPGKHFIYTYQYLVLYLDLLFAIKDFNTTGLVIKKLRRFGSGTVNINELLERAINVYTQSAKIKLQLQDKSYVEQILPTLNYQDFLKISEQLNRVFDQGKHPEEISSGLKLAFQLKKGHSGIAFDSVCLGIYFEYLYFPLARQHQSLTDANDEGSPVPPSSGSVTSKSTPDSTSKASAIKKRVTKKEVFDRVRLLVDKIT